The Desulfovibrio subterraneus nucleotide sequence GTATGGGCGTCGGCAACACCACCAAGGTGACCATCGCTCCTGAAAACGCTTACGGAGAAGTGAACGAAGAACTCGTTCTGGATGTTCCCAGATCGCAGGTTCCCAGCCACATCACTCCCGAAGTGGGCATGATGCTGCAGCTGCAGACCGAAGAAGGCATGATGGAAGTTGTCATCGCCTCCGTGAATGATGATTCCATCGTGCTTGACGCCAACCACCCCCTCGCCGGTCAGGA carries:
- a CDS encoding FKBP-type peptidyl-prolyl cis-trans isomerase; translated protein: MTQVKDGDSVKVHYTGTLNDGTVFDSSRDREPLEFTMGSGMLIPGFESAVLGMGVGNTTKVTIAPENAYGEVNEELVLDVPRSQVPSHITPEVGMMLQLQTEEGMMEVVIASVNDDSIVLDANHPLAGQELTFEIEVVAIN